The sequence GAGTCGTGAGTATAAACCCCTTTTCTGTGCTAGTGATGTCTTGATGctgcatgaataatatatttattgttcagatgaaatagattagactgtgctgtgtgttcagagtgcaatagcacatagatatctgagcatcatgagcatagtgtagtgaacacaacagactgtgatctctaacagaacattcatcatgctggtgtctagtttgtcatttagtgttgtacagacacagaaatctgacctacacactgatactgagagagaaaaagctgaagGTTTTATAACAGTCATTAGTGAACACAATCTGATCTACTGAAGCTAATAATCAGAGACTGACTCATTATCAGTTTAAACTGAAACAATCAGAGACATTTTTACATCAGAgaggaaattaaattacataTCAAACACATCCAGTAGAAACTGGTGATTATAGCAATAAGAACCAAATCCACACAAACCCCAGGTAATATTGGTCTGTTAGTTTGTTCTGTAGATTAATGAGCAAAGAAACTCCAATATTTTCTACACAATGAATAAACATAAACCTCAGTGAAAGTCTGTAGGGATCtgagacacagaacaaaaatcCACCAGCATGACCTCAGAGTCTTTATCcaatagacagataaacacacagataaagttCAAGAGCAAAGGAGCAGATTCCAGTTTGTTAAAAAGTAgatgatggacagatgagacaaagacTAAGCTGTAGCAGAGTGATGAAAAGAGGAAAGtgtgaagtgaaaagaaaactgtTCATGATCCAAATCAAAGCAGcacttctgtgaaacatggagacaTGGACATTTATGGAAGACAGTAgaacttgtctttatttttccctgATAGATAGAAATGGGGTTAAAATATGGTGATGTTCagcattttcacttcatatggagtgttttattcagcAGCTGATCACAGGTCTGTGTTACTGCACTGAGTAAAAACACCTCATGaagtctttcattatttaatataaactatctgttatattttattaaaatagttaaaattgtatctgaacatctttgaaagcacagagtgaagattgtttatcagctgttctgactgtaaatcataagtttttctcattgtattttatctaacattacatttctctctgttgttttacatgatacTTCTCACAGAGGAGGTAAGTAAATAACTCGACTTCACACTAAtagtaaaagctgatattttataaacttatcacatatattacattttaatccaggaatcaaatagaaacataaagatGATTTTCAGACCATGTTTATATGAAGGAGACAGATTATGAGGAATACACCTCCTAATGTTTAGGTCAGATCAGAAGTCTACATCCGCTCTTGAGCCAGAGTTTGCAGAGAGACAACAGAAATAACCACACGGACAGAATAATAGTTAAGAATGTGAATTCTCCTTTTATCTTTAAATTGTTCTATTCCACTTGGAAATTGTACAATAGTTGACAGCGTCAATATGCCATTTACAGCAAACAAACTCTTAAATGATCTTATTAATTGTAATGAAGAGTCAGGGGCAGGTGGATTTAAATCCATGTGCAAACAAATTCACATCACAAATCCAACAACAATAATTCAgacattaatacaataatacaaatctttttttttctccggcCTGTAATACCAATTTAGACCCCAGTTCCGTAGCACTCATAGcccttgtttatttaaatcctaTCTATTCTAATTCCTAAACTAGTCCAGTTTACAAGCACTTCTTTTGACCTCGTTCTCCTTCCTTTATCACATAACTTGTACATTCACATTTAATACTTATGTCACAGTAACAAATCCAACACCCTTTACATCATTATTTTCAAGACACctccagaaaataaaagaaagatagaaaggaaaTCAACAACAGCACAACCAGAATCAGGCAAGAACAGTTCATAACAGTAACCTGAAGTGAAAAGCTCAGTGAAACACACTGAATCAATATTTCTTCCGATTTAATAACCTTAGTGTAAATTTACTGAAAATGACCAGAAACCTAATTTAGTTTGGTATCCTCCGTActgctgtttctgtgtttcACTTATAGAGCGTGtgataaaattttaattctaaaaataTAATTCTCGTTGGTTTTGCAACAATATCCAGCAGAAATGAACATGTGTGATCTACCACTACAACGTTGTATAAATTATTCAGATTCAGAGGAACTCAGGTTGGTTTGTCACTTTGGAGCTGAAATCACAATTAACTTCCACTCAACAACTTCaacatctcaaaaaaaaaaaaattaatctccATAAGTTTCTTTTAAATACACCAAATGTTTTCAGTGTTTGTAGACAGAATAATTGTCATCAGTCGCTCTGCGTAACAATCACACCATGTTTTGAAAAAGCACTGAAGAGTCGACTCGGCCTGGCGTTTAGTGTCTTTAAGCTAACGGTAGTAAGTCGTGTTAATGCACACGGCATAAAGACAACCTGACTGAACTGAGAACAGAAGTCCTTCACTTCATTTCTAAAACTCCCTTCATAGGAGAGAGGGATttgggagtgaaagagagaaaaacagaaggagATCACGCATCTTCTCTAATCTACTGCGACATGTCACATGCTGTCGTAACCAGTATATAGACGAGGCAGCAGTAAAGAACATCATTCTGTTATCTGTTCAGGTTTTACATtgataaatgtctgtgtttataattaaaggAAGTGAGAATCTGATATTCTGTATATTCCTTTATCTACTACAATAGCACAgagatatattacaaaatatttcactatatatttaaaatacacagggGGAAATGTACAAAttctgacatactgtatattggtaaagacatgcagagatcaggAAATAGGTTTTTCCAATAAATCACAAGATATTTCTCTTCCTTAAGGGGAACTAGCGGTATATTAGCACAATGCTACATGAtacagatttactgtgtgtgatgactgattgttgtctagttttcctcttttttattaagacacacatcagctgtgttttaaccagagtaacagttactttccacattttcacatggaacaattcacatttgtaaccatgcataaaatcttcacactgttttatttactttcacagcTTGAACAGATTCGTGAGTATAAACCCCTTTTCTGTGCTAGTGATGTCTTGATGctgcatgaataatatatttattgttcagatgaaatagattagactgtgctgtgtgttcagagtgcaatagcacatagatatctgagcatcatgagcatagtgtagtgaacacaacagactgtgatctctaacagaacattcatcatgctggtgtctagtttgtcatttagtgttgtacagacacacaaatctgacctacacactgatactgagagagaaaaggctGAAGGTTTTTGTTTGAATGTGATTTGATAACAATAACTCTCTATTAAAGTTACTGATCCTGGCTAACATTACTGTAGTGAACAGAACTACAGAGAGATGTGAGTTAGAGAGTCACACTTGATAATGCTGCATGAAAGAGATTCGAACAGAATGGAAGTAAGTCATCTGGGGAATTTGTTtcttactgcattaatactgaaagatcctgaagagcagaaagagaagagaaacaataCAGTACAGGATCAAAACAGACTTTTTAGGAATGTTTACAGCTAATACtgcatttttaataatcttaataaacttattgtgctttttttcccACATTCTCCTTTAGATGAAGACATCTGGGTTGGACAGGTGAGTAAACTGGCATGAGAACATGACTTCATTGTGATACTGTGTGACGTCACCACAGCAGAAATGAGCCCAAACATCTTGATTCTCATGgagatgatttttttctctttcctgtaAGGTtcagtttagtgtttaatgattGTGTTCTTCAGCTGGCTGCATTCAAACTCAGTGTGTTACTGAATACAATATCAGTTTAAATCAACCTCAACCAGCTCAGTGTGTACTGTtagtaatattacacacacacacacacacacacacacacacacacacacacacacagtgatctgAACAGAGAAACacttcatgtttatttaacactttatttacatacagtatgaagtcATGTATAAAAccttcacactgttttattcacttcttcagagagacagaaaatggacagaagatgagagaaagaaaatggagaaatCTGTTCTACTGACTGGTGAGTATGGAAGGAGGtacaaaagtaaacacaccTGTTCATCTTTACAGCCTGAAGTGTTTAATAACAAGATCTTCAGTAAGCCTGTATTCTGAAATTCTTAAGATTCTCACATTCTCCATTCaagatattatttacattatttacaatttttttattattatagagtAAGTTTATTTTATGGACCAGTAAAATCTCAGATATAAACTAAAGTTAggtgtatataatgttataatgactaacagtttaaaatatatcattaataattaaaaagcaagaaaagaaTTTATCAAtataatttgaaataatattgtaattataacaatgatgtaattgtgtgtgtgtgtgtgttttcccacaCAGATAAGTTTAAACTCATTGCTCCCAGTGGAGAGTGGTATAATCCCTCTGCTGTCACTCTCTCATGTCGTCTGTCTCCTGAAATCAGTGCTGTTGACTTGGAGATCCGGTGGTTTAAGGAgacagactgtgtttgtgtttataagaaCAGTAAGGTGACAGAGGGGAGAGGTTATGAGGGCAGAGTGAGTCTGTTCACTCAGGAGCTGGAGAGAGGAAACGTCTCCTTACAGCTGAGAAACTGTACAGAGTCAGATGATGGATATTACCTCTGTCAGGTCACTGATGgagacagaacagaagagattacagtatatatgagtAAGTGTTCCTGATCTCCACACTGTATAaactccacatcatcatctgtgCTTCTCATCtcagtacataaacacactcagtaTTCAGTGTGAGATTCAGTATACAGGCTGCTAATGTGGAGTGAAGATCATCTGAGTTGAATTAACAGTAACTCTATTTTTCACTCTTCTACACACCTGCACAAGGGCTTAAAAGCAGCAGCTTGTACAAATATGAAGTAACTAGggatttatttatctaactttatttatctattaatcAGAGATTTACTGAATATCAGTTTAAACTAAGACAATCAAAGACAGTTTTACATCAGAGAGGAAATTAAATAACACActaaatgtgacatttaaattattacagTTTCTGTATATCCAGTAGATCAGACTACATCACTGCCAAATACAGCACAGAGAACCAAACTACACACATTTAGGTTAAAggtagaggaataaaacacagtctGGCTGATGATTAAGACTTTTGGTGTAAGTATATCTGTCTAGTGGCTAATGTGAGATGTATAACAGTCCAGAGAACACAGATTAGCTCGTCATGTAGTCAGCTTAGCTCCTGCTAACATGCTGTGTATGTATTTCTGTAAGTCTGTAAATTCAGAGTGGAGACTAATATCAGGAGTTACAGGTTGTAGTGTTGGACTTTTCCaacatgatttgttttaaaactaACACAGTAAGGTACAGACCTGGAGAACACAAACTGTATTGTCCTTGTAACTGTGTTAATAACATGAAATGAGAAACTGAACGACTCCCACTACAATGTAGACTCTCATCTTTCATTAGTCGTGTTTACACACAAAGATGTTTACCAGTATGAATGAATTCAGCCACACTGCAGATTCCTAATgaactgtttctgtgtgtcttaaAATGGACtcttttcatttatatacatgttACATGTGATCTGATCCAAATCTATCTTGGTGCTCAGAGCTCTAGGTTAGTGCTTCTGaatgattaaaacatttatcactatattttaaaatagaaagtattaaaggcagggtctccgatttttgaaagccaatgttgaaatcaccaaaacaaacacgcccctaacccaaatgggtcacacccctgtattgatagctccgcccacacatacatacgtaacccaggtaagtaatggaaagaaatgtgtctttatcatagctgaagggaaaaacaatacgattgcagataaacaaacaagtaaaaatgacacacaagcataatcatgcaaaggacggcatatattagcagaggtgggtagtaacgaattgcatttacttcgttacatttacttgagtacatttttttggGTAActactttttgagtataattaaagatgcgtacttttactcaagtagatttttagtggaaaaactttacttttactttgctACAATCGGCGGCGTTCCTCCGTTACAcaaatggtaataaataataattagtttatatgacaagtctcgCGAGACGTTGGAGAGGCTGCTTCACGAGAGTATGCGGTGCATCTCCCGCTGAAGTTTAGCGCATctttagttggaagatgatggctgaagcagaggaagacgtttgggctttatcaaaggcagatcactcgtggcctcaaattaattctattgtcaggactctgcctggactttggccatgatctttcgggagccgcgccttgagggggggggggggggggggggttgtttcaggactctgcctggactttggccatgtgccttttgtttatgtttcatgttcacgtgtctgccccgcccttgtcttttctgcccgcctctgcacacctgtcccttgtgtataatgattatttgtattatttaattgagccgcgttgcttcgtgcagcgcagaatcctattgtctcctgttattgtctcctgtcgtcgtcatgtctggttatgtctgtgtcctgtttcgtgtttctttaatttattaaatccccgtttctgttaagctgtcctgcgtttgggtccgtttttatcccgcgttcgctgacagaaggattccgccagaccaggacccagcaggacagcttcagcctggaccggccgcttgggagcatttattatttttttttattggatttttttttccctggactttgcgggttttggtgacatcggtccgcattttttcggtgggggacgccgctccgctccacttcctggttgcgggccgtgtcaccagcccgagttttgttttgttttttcggtgtcctctgacatcgccccgcatctgtccggtggggggcgtcgcttcacatccggtttccgtggaggacgccgccccgcttcctgtccgcggggggtgttgcaggcctgtgttttgcccactggagtttttttctgttctgtggaggttttgttttttccctgccctccctccccttttcctggttctgagaggtgggtctggccgtggtgcgtcgggggttgtgttcggccctcctgttcggctgtggacgtcgctcggccctcctgttcggctgtggacgtcgctcggccctcctgttcggctgtggacgtcgctcggccctcctgttcggctgtggacgtcgctcggccctcctgttcggctgtggacgtcgctcggccctcctgttcggctgtggacgtcgctcggccctcctgttcggctgtggacgtcgctcggccctcctgttcggctgtggacgtcgctcggccctcctgttcggctgtggacgtcgctcggccctcctgttcggctgtggacgtcgctcggccactcttgctccccccacctgcctcgccgtgtgccttgctccccccacctgcctcgccatgtgccttgctccccccacctgcctcgccgtgtgccttgctccccccacctgcctcgccgtgtgccttgctcccccctcctggacccgtcgggactgtcaggatggtttggcgcgtcgggagccgcgccttgagggGGGGGGTACTGTCGGGAGCCGCACCTtgagggggggtactgtcaggactctgcctggactttggccatgtgccttttgttcatgtttcatgttcacgtgtctgccccgcccttgtcttttctgccccgcctctgcacacctgtcccttgtgtataatgattatttgtattatttaattgagccgcgttgcttcgtgcagcgcagaatcctattgtctcctgttattgtctcctgtcgtcgtcatgtctggttatgtctgtgtcctgtttcgtgtttctttaatttattaaatccccgtttctgttaagctgtcctgcgtttgggtccgtttttatcccgcgttcgctgACATCTATATTTTGactccaagatgtaaaaaataatagctttataatgcaatgcattctgtgtgcaccaaaactaacagacatcgcagcttacaagaattccagctccaacctaaaaaatCACGCAGCGGCaagtgtcaaaattatgcctatttgatggtaatttggtaactatgggcactttgaccttaacgtaatactacatttcacacactgtctgaatgttttccctcatatacgctctcgtgcaatcctgtgaaccctacaaacaacaTGTTCATGAACAAAcatctgcattttcatatccatgttttatacaaaataaaaacgggattatattttgttttatccacATCTAAAGAATATATGTACTTACTTACTTaagtaaattaatcttaaaaggaagagcaggttagcccagcacatcattcatttacatcattaaaccattaatcacattatatatatatatacacacttcaacctgtgttttatattagcagaataaagagacttttaaggagaggtgtgtgaaagctctccaagtagtttgaaaatcagggtttttgcttcctatcaatcagatgagaagtaactagtaactaactacttgagtagttttttcatcagatacttttttactcttactcaagtaactattaaTAAGTAActattattgtattttactcttacttgagtaaatatttccataagtatttgtacttttacttgagtacagattttggatactctacccacatctgtatattagttctgtgaaataaagcaaaaccaactttactcacctatcgagaaggaaaaaagcgcctcggtgtCGTAAGTAAAATTGGCCGCatattggagtttcccgagtcaataactcctgagctaaacactgttactacacaaaacacggttgtagctgcgtctctacattactacggtagaacagaggtgttatttgtgtagtaacagcgtttagctcaggagttattgactcaggaaactccaatctgtgaatatgtgaccaacttcctgctccttcagttctctccagcgctggaaagctgatcctatattaacacgtcctacttcttaccttatcgtaagtctttcttcactttctttctttgtttttatcctccatgtcaatgttaaaaccgctttctgctaatgtcacacatgcgcactgaacactctctccgcccatattgaaaagacccacccctttctgctcattggctacacgttagttttgatttttgtttattattcggcccgattgagttttctgaagcatttctcaaaaatcggagaccccacctttaatcaggGAAGAATCGatatcacataaacacactcgaaattattataaacagattaaaatctcTAAAATGAGCAgtgttttctgtacattttattacatgattcaaactcacatgtacagaacacacaagctgaatcccataaagaaaataatcacaCCACTGACTGTCTATAAGTGTGGACATCGTACCAGGGGGTTAAATGTGTAGCCAAAATGCCTCTGACGCCCTCTAGTGGCTGTCTGCAGTACAATTAATAACTCCTCCAGTTCCCATGTTAGTGAATGGAACATGATCCaaactttcatttaatttacagcTCCACAGTCATTTTTTATGATCTCAGTTCATCTTATTATCTTCTCCATATTTTCCCtacaataaatgtgttttataagatTTATATGGTGATAATTAACAGGACAGTGTTGATGAGGTGGACTAAGGCAGCTAACACTAACTCAGATTCATActaatttattgtgtgtatgattttagaTAGCACTAGCAGTAGCTTGTTAAGGTTAACCAGTcaatagtttttaaatgaactgcaCTGACAGAATGAGTGGAGAATAAGAGCGAACTTCTTCATTCAGATGAGTAACGTACTGCAGCTCAAATCAGTAATTCATGAGTCAAAGCTCTAAAACTTTTTCCTAACAATGATAAGATTAATTTTCCTGTGAACATTATAACAGTACAGTTTATcatgttacatttttattactaacACTGTATTAACTTTGAGGTAACTGATGCAGTGTTTTTAGCTTCCCTGTGATTGGGTCTGGGTTTTAATACATGACGACACCTCAGTTTTCTGACATAATGATTCACTATCTgttgttctattttattaaaatagttaaaattgtagctgaacatctttgaaagcacagagtgaagattgtttatcagctgttctgactgtaaatcataagtttttctcattgtattttatctaacattacatttctctctgttgttttacatgatacTTCTCACAGACTTGGTAAGTAAATAACTCGACTTCACACTAAtagtaaaagctgatattttataaacttatcacatatattacattttaatccaggaatcaaatagaaacataaagatGATTTTCAGATAATGTTTATGTGAAGGAGTCTGATCAGTAAGTGAGATTCCACTTCCATCCGTCAGCttctttcccacaatgcacctgtCTGTAACCTCACTGCAGTGTAATAATGTACAGAGACGTTTACCGTGTCGAGtaaaagacacaacaaacacgcagcatataacacacaccactgacagaCTCCATCAGAAtgttacacaataaacataaatcacAGCTTTAACAGTTTTCAGTGTTTGTAGACAGAATAATTGTCATCAGTCGCTCTGCGTAACAATCACACCATGTTTTGAAAAAGCACTGAAGAGTCGACTCGGCCTGGTGTTTAGTGTCTTTAAGCTAACGGTAGTAAGTCGTGTTAATGCACACAGCATAAAGACAACCTGACTGAACTGAGAACAGAAGTCCTTCACTTCATTTCTAAAGCTTCCTTCATAGGAGAGAGGGATttgggagtgaaagagagaaaaacagaaggagATCACGCATCTTCTCTAATCTACTGCGGCATGTCACATGCTGTCGTAACCAGTATATAGACGAGGCAGCAGTAAAGAACATCATTCTGTTATCTGTTCAGGTTTTACATTGATAAATGtctgtttataattaaaggAAGTGAGAATCTGATATTCTGTATATTCCTTTATCTACTACAATAGCACAgagatatattacaaaatatttcactatatatttaaaatacacagggggaaatgtacaaatactgacatactgtatattggtaaag comes from Tachysurus vachellii isolate PV-2020 chromosome 26, HZAU_Pvac_v1, whole genome shotgun sequence and encodes:
- the LOC132841224 gene encoding butyrophilin-like protein 1; this translates as MEKSVLLTDKFKLIAPSGEWYNPSAVTLSCRLSPEISAVDLEIRWFKETDCVCVYKNSKVTEGRGYEGRVSLFTQELERGNVSLQLRNCTESDDGYYLCQVTDGDRTEEITVYMTVLRLGPFLSRVR